In the genome of Chitinivorax tropicus, one region contains:
- a CDS encoding GNAT family N-acetyltransferase: protein MTIITRTERLILREFNLSDAPFILTLVNDPDWLNNIGDRHVHSIADAEQFLQRGPMASYAQHGFGLFAVEHQQGHSLLGMCGLIRRDSLPAVDIGYAFLPAHRGHGYAREAAQAMVGFARDTLKLSRLLGITSPDNQPSCRLLEAIGLSYQQDLVLPGEDELTSLYEIEFGSYPPIMS, encoded by the coding sequence ATGACCATCATCACCCGCACCGAGCGGCTGATTCTGCGTGAATTCAATCTGTCCGACGCGCCGTTCATCTTGACGCTTGTCAACGACCCAGACTGGCTCAACAACATCGGTGATCGCCATGTACACTCCATAGCCGATGCCGAGCAATTTCTACAACGCGGCCCGATGGCCAGCTATGCCCAACACGGCTTTGGCCTGTTTGCCGTCGAACACCAGCAAGGGCATTCCTTACTTGGTATGTGTGGCCTGATCCGGCGTGACAGCCTACCTGCGGTGGACATCGGCTATGCCTTTCTCCCCGCCCATCGTGGCCATGGCTATGCCCGCGAAGCCGCCCAGGCCATGGTCGGCTTCGCGCGCGACACGCTCAAGCTCTCGCGTCTGCTGGGCATCACCTCACCAGACAATCAACCCTCTTGCCGCCTGCTGGAGGCCATCGGCCTAAGTTATCAGCAGGATCTGGTGCTGCCAGGCGAAGACGAGCTGACCAGTCTGTATGAAATCGAATTTGGCAGCTACCCGCCGATCATGAGCTGA
- the rbfA gene encoding 30S ribosome-binding factor RbfA: MARDFSRSDRVGQQIQRELPNIIRFELKDPRIGMLTITDVEVTRDYSHAKVFFTVLGDETQQAQTLETLEHAAGFLRNELGKRIKMRSMPLLHFKYDVSVERGMQLSSLIDRAVSDTAKDDDEA; this comes from the coding sequence ATGGCAAGAGATTTTTCTCGTTCGGACCGTGTTGGACAGCAAATTCAGCGTGAATTACCGAACATCATCCGTTTTGAGCTGAAGGACCCTCGCATTGGGATGTTGACCATCACCGATGTGGAGGTGACGCGTGACTATTCGCATGCAAAGGTGTTTTTCACGGTGCTGGGAGATGAAACGCAGCAAGCCCAGACGTTGGAAACATTGGAACATGCTGCGGGTTTCCTGCGCAATGAATTGGGTAAACGGATCAAGATGCGGAGCATGCCTCTATTGCATTTCAAGTATGACGTGTCTGTTGAGCGTGGCATGCAGTTGTCCAGCCTGATCGATCGCGCTGTGTCAGATACCGCGAAGGACGACGACGAAGCGTGA
- the truB gene encoding tRNA pseudouridine(55) synthase TruB: MTQQFKRIKRPITGVLLLDKPLGVSSNGVLQKVKWLFQAEKAGHTGNLDPLATGLLPICLGEATKFSQALLDADKAYVATLKLGEVTTTGDAEGEVIERREVSYTPAQLQLVLGGLVGCIEQVPPMYSALKHQGKALYEYARQGVEIVRQARAVTIFELTLLDAKADVIQIEVSCSKGTYIRVLAEEIGRQLGCGAHLIGLHRTRTAGFDVADAITIDALEALAPADRDALLLDADVLLASLPSASLAQESAYAFTHGQAVKCAVEQDAGEIKVYGPSGAFLGLGEVTADQRIAPKRVLRIDREM; the protein is encoded by the coding sequence GTGACCCAGCAATTCAAGCGAATCAAGCGCCCCATTACAGGGGTGTTGCTGCTGGATAAGCCTCTGGGTGTTTCCAGCAATGGTGTGCTACAAAAAGTGAAATGGCTGTTTCAGGCGGAAAAAGCCGGTCATACCGGGAATCTTGACCCGCTGGCGACAGGTTTGCTTCCCATCTGCCTTGGGGAGGCAACCAAATTCTCGCAGGCTTTGCTGGACGCAGACAAGGCATATGTAGCCACGCTCAAGCTAGGTGAAGTGACGACGACCGGAGATGCAGAAGGCGAAGTCATCGAGCGACGCGAGGTGTCTTATACGCCAGCGCAGTTGCAGTTGGTTTTGGGTGGACTGGTGGGTTGCATTGAACAAGTACCACCAATGTATTCCGCCTTGAAGCATCAAGGTAAAGCACTGTATGAATATGCGCGCCAGGGCGTCGAGATTGTACGTCAGGCGCGGGCAGTCACTATCTTCGAGCTGACACTGTTGGATGCCAAGGCGGACGTGATCCAGATCGAGGTCAGTTGCAGTAAAGGTACCTATATCCGTGTACTGGCGGAGGAAATAGGGCGGCAACTTGGATGTGGCGCCCACCTGATTGGGTTACATCGGACCCGCACCGCTGGTTTTGATGTGGCAGATGCCATCACGATCGATGCGTTGGAGGCGCTGGCCCCAGCGGATCGAGATGCATTGCTCCTTGATGCAGATGTGTTGCTTGCATCGTTGCCTTCTGCCAGTCTGGCACAGGAATCAGCCTATGCCTTTACACACGGGCAGGCGGTGAAATGTGCCGTGGAGCAAGATGCCGGAGAAATCAAAGTATATGGCCCGTCGGGTGCCTTTCTTGGTTTGGGTGAAGTCACTGCAGACCAGCGAATTGCGCCGAAGCGGGTATTAAGGATTGATCGTGAGATGTGA
- a CDS encoding M1 family metallopeptidase: MSLIGIGALPLITACATLPDTPTAQDIHHYELTLTLLPEQQAISGQLDIHLAHATSQLILDRGALDITAVETAGQALPFQMMDKQLQITLPAQPDAERVLTIRYRGQPKAGLYFLPDARQVYTAYSTSDWMPCVDAPQERASFTLHLVAPSDLTTTATGELIDQHAHTPGTTLTTWRQTQPKPSYLYGFAAGPFSEAQDRYQQVTLRYLGPPTMDRQALKQVFADTADMVAFFENKAGMPYPGQHYTQVLTHANAAQELDQIAMLNEKYGQRVLADPSKIWLGAHELAHQWWGNGLTNHAWTEMWLNEGLASFMTVAYLEHRFGRDLYLAYIEDLQESYETIRDQGQDKPLIFPDWRSPTLNDRALVYDKGAYLIHQLRGQLGEQAFWAGIKHYTQHHWGRAVHTGDFKRAMEAASGQDLGEFFNRWVYQAAPAKQGAAS, encoded by the coding sequence ATGTCGCTGATTGGTATAGGCGCGTTGCCGCTCATCACGGCCTGCGCCACATTGCCAGACACCCCGACAGCCCAGGACATTCACCATTATGAGCTGACACTCACCCTTTTGCCTGAACAACAGGCCATATCAGGGCAGCTGGATATCCACCTGGCCCACGCCACATCACAGCTGATACTGGATCGTGGCGCCCTGGATATCACAGCGGTCGAGACGGCTGGGCAGGCGCTCCCCTTTCAGATGATGGACAAGCAGCTGCAGATCACGCTGCCAGCACAGCCTGATGCCGAGCGGGTCTTGACCATCCGTTACCGAGGGCAACCCAAGGCCGGCTTGTATTTTCTTCCCGACGCCCGCCAGGTCTACACCGCATACAGCACCAGTGATTGGATGCCCTGTGTCGATGCCCCACAGGAGCGTGCCAGCTTTACCCTGCACTTGGTGGCACCCAGCGACCTGACCACCACTGCCACCGGCGAGCTGATTGATCAGCATGCCCACACACCAGGCACCACCCTGACCACCTGGCGCCAAACCCAGCCTAAGCCAAGCTATCTGTATGGCTTTGCAGCTGGCCCCTTCAGCGAGGCCCAAGATCGCTACCAGCAAGTGACACTGCGCTACCTGGGGCCACCCACGATGGATCGGCAAGCGCTGAAACAGGTGTTTGCCGACACAGCAGACATGGTTGCATTCTTTGAGAACAAAGCCGGCATGCCCTACCCTGGCCAGCACTACACACAGGTGCTAACCCATGCCAATGCTGCTCAGGAGCTCGACCAGATTGCCATGCTGAATGAAAAATACGGCCAACGAGTGCTGGCTGATCCCAGCAAGATCTGGCTGGGCGCACATGAGCTGGCGCATCAATGGTGGGGAAACGGCCTGACCAACCACGCCTGGACTGAGATGTGGCTGAATGAAGGGCTGGCCAGCTTCATGACTGTAGCTTATCTGGAGCATCGATTCGGGCGTGATCTGTATCTAGCCTATATCGAAGATTTGCAGGAGTCTTATGAAACCATCCGCGATCAAGGACAAGACAAACCACTGATCTTCCCGGACTGGCGATCCCCCACCTTGAACGACCGGGCTCTGGTTTATGACAAGGGCGCTTATCTGATTCACCAATTGCGTGGGCAACTCGGTGAACAGGCGTTCTGGGCTGGCATCAAGCACTATACCCAACACCACTGGGGTCGGGCCGTCCACACTGGCGACTTCAAACGGGCCATGGAAGCGGCAAGTGGGCAGGATCTGGGTGAATTCTTCAACCGCTGGGTGTATCAGGCTGCACCCGCCAAACAAGGGGCCGCATCATGA
- the pnp gene encoding polyribonucleotide nucleotidyltransferase produces the protein MSLVKKSFQYGQHTVTFETGEIARQATGAVMCSMGDTVVLVTVVGATGVKPGQDFFPLTVDYQERTYAAGKIPGGFFKREGRPSEKEILTSRLIDRPLRPLFPEGFYNEVQIVATVMSSDPEIDADIPAMLGASAALAVSGIPFDGPIGAARVAYVDGQYVLNPTASQLKSTQLDLVVAGTAQAVLMVESEATELPEDVMLGAVVYGHDQMQAAINAINELADEAGKDLWDWQPPTKDEEMIARIATLAEADLNEAFRIKQKQLRSNKIDEIAERVFGELITEEMDTQRVNQIKGIFKDLEAKIVRGQILSGEPRIDGRDTRTVRPITIRTGVLPRTHGSVLFTRGETQALVVATLGTKQDEQIIDALTGEYSERFMLHYNFPPYSTGETGRVGSPKRREIGHGRLAKRALVAVLPASEDFGYSMRVVSEITESNGSSSMASVCGGSLSLMDAGVPLKDHVAGIAMGLIKEGNRFAVLTDILGDEDHLGDMDFKVAGTANGVTALQMDIKINGITKEIMKVALDQAKEGRLHILGIMQGTLQGARDEISQHAPRMYTMKINPEKIRDVIGKGGAVIRALTEETGTQIDIAEDGTITIASTSAEGAEAAKKRIEQITAEVEIGKVYEGTVIRLLEFGAIVNILPGRDGLLHISQIANERVNNVADYVKEGQQVRVKVLEQDDKGKIRLSMKALLAEVAPAAPASEPAAE, from the coding sequence GTGAGTCTCGTCAAAAAATCATTCCAATACGGCCAGCATACCGTTACCTTCGAAACAGGTGAAATCGCCCGCCAGGCAACTGGTGCCGTCATGTGCTCCATGGGCGACACAGTTGTTCTGGTAACCGTGGTGGGGGCGACTGGTGTCAAACCAGGGCAGGATTTCTTTCCGCTGACTGTTGACTATCAAGAGCGTACCTATGCCGCTGGCAAGATCCCAGGTGGATTTTTCAAACGTGAGGGTCGTCCTTCTGAAAAAGAAATCCTGACTTCCCGTTTGATCGATCGCCCGCTACGCCCGCTCTTCCCTGAAGGTTTCTATAACGAAGTGCAGATCGTGGCGACGGTGATGTCATCCGATCCTGAGATTGATGCAGACATTCCTGCCATGCTGGGCGCCTCTGCTGCATTGGCCGTTTCCGGCATTCCATTTGATGGCCCGATTGGTGCTGCCCGCGTGGCCTATGTGGATGGTCAATATGTGTTGAATCCGACTGCTTCCCAGCTGAAGTCAACTCAGTTGGATCTGGTCGTGGCAGGCACAGCCCAGGCGGTATTGATGGTCGAATCCGAGGCGACAGAGTTGCCTGAGGATGTGATGTTGGGTGCCGTGGTATACGGCCATGACCAGATGCAGGCGGCGATCAATGCTATCAATGAGCTTGCGGATGAGGCGGGTAAAGACCTGTGGGATTGGCAGCCACCTACAAAAGATGAGGAAATGATTGCCCGTATTGCCACATTGGCAGAGGCCGATCTGAATGAAGCATTCCGCATCAAACAAAAGCAGTTGCGTTCGAACAAGATCGATGAAATCGCGGAGCGTGTGTTCGGTGAACTGATCACTGAAGAGATGGATACGCAGCGCGTCAACCAGATCAAGGGTATTTTCAAGGATCTGGAAGCCAAGATCGTCCGTGGTCAGATTCTGTCTGGCGAGCCACGTATTGATGGCCGGGATACCCGCACGGTCCGTCCGATCACCATCCGTACCGGCGTGTTGCCGCGTACACATGGATCGGTTCTGTTCACCCGCGGTGAGACACAAGCACTAGTAGTGGCGACGTTGGGCACGAAACAGGATGAGCAGATCATCGATGCGTTGACCGGTGAGTACTCCGAGCGGTTCATGCTGCACTATAACTTCCCACCGTATTCAACTGGTGAGACAGGCCGCGTGGGCTCGCCCAAGCGTCGTGAAATCGGCCATGGCCGCTTGGCTAAGCGGGCTCTGGTTGCGGTGCTGCCCGCATCGGAGGACTTTGGCTACTCCATGCGTGTCGTGTCCGAAATCACCGAATCCAACGGCTCCAGCTCGATGGCTTCTGTATGCGGTGGCAGCTTGTCCTTGATGGATGCCGGTGTGCCACTGAAGGATCACGTCGCCGGTATCGCAATGGGCCTGATCAAGGAAGGCAATCGCTTTGCGGTGCTGACGGATATCCTGGGCGATGAAGATCACTTGGGCGATATGGACTTCAAGGTGGCCGGTACCGCGAATGGTGTGACCGCGCTGCAGATGGACATCAAGATCAACGGTATCACCAAGGAAATCATGAAGGTGGCGTTGGATCAGGCCAAGGAAGGCCGCCTGCATATTCTGGGTATCATGCAGGGCACACTGCAGGGCGCGCGCGATGAGATTTCCCAGCACGCCCCACGTATGTACACCATGAAGATCAATCCAGAGAAGATCCGTGATGTGATCGGCAAGGGTGGTGCAGTAATTCGCGCGTTGACTGAGGAAACCGGCACGCAGATCGATATCGCGGAAGATGGCACCATCACCATTGCTTCGACCAGTGCTGAGGGGGCGGAAGCCGCCAAGAAGCGTATCGAGCAGATCACTGCCGAGGTTGAAATTGGCAAGGTGTACGAGGGTACAGTCATCCGCCTGCTGGAGTTTGGCGCAATCGTGAACATCCTGCCAGGTCGGGATGGATTGTTGCACATTTCCCAGATCGCCAACGAGCGCGTCAACAATGTGGCTGATTATGTCAAGGAAGGCCAACAGGTTCGCGTCAAGGTGCTGGAGCAAGATGACAAAGGCAAGATCCGTTTGTCGATGAAAGCCCTGTTGGCAGAAGTGGCACCCGCAGCGCCTGCCAGCGAGCCAGCTGCTGAGTGA
- the rpsO gene encoding 30S ribosomal protein S15, protein MAMNAASKAEVVKQFARKEGDTGSPQVQVALLTARINDLTGHFKAHQKDHHGRRGLLKMVSRRRRLLDYLKDTDLDGYRALIEQLGLRK, encoded by the coding sequence ATGGCTATGAATGCAGCAAGCAAAGCCGAAGTCGTCAAGCAATTTGCCCGTAAAGAAGGTGATACAGGGTCCCCTCAGGTACAGGTCGCTCTGTTGACCGCACGTATCAATGACCTGACTGGTCACTTCAAAGCCCACCAGAAAGACCACCACGGTCGCCGTGGCCTGCTGAAGATGGTAAGCCGTCGCCGCCGCCTGCTGGACTACCTGAAAGACACTGATCTGGATGGCTATCGTGCTCTGATCGAGCAACTCGGCCTGCGCAAGTAA
- a CDS encoding class I SAM-dependent methyltransferase translates to MKILNPAVESALQRGESIKLNIGGGSTRREGYFNIDRVALPEVDIVADLNAPLSLLPDNSVSAIYTNHVLEHIENLLGLMEEIHRICQPDAQIEIIVPHFSSPWYYSDPTHVRPWGIYTIDYFMDKEDQMGRRVPSYYSSARFRLLERKVVFTRKNLFDRIVVPILRVVLNRWFKAMEAYERRWVWIYPVTEIQMRVVPKK, encoded by the coding sequence ATGAAAATACTGAATCCTGCAGTTGAGAGCGCGTTGCAGCGTGGTGAGTCGATCAAATTGAATATTGGTGGCGGCTCGACCCGCCGGGAAGGGTATTTCAATATTGATCGGGTGGCGCTGCCAGAGGTGGATATTGTGGCGGACTTGAACGCACCCTTGAGCCTGTTGCCCGACAACAGTGTCAGCGCGATCTACACCAATCATGTACTGGAGCATATTGAGAATCTGCTCGGCCTGATGGAAGAGATCCATCGCATTTGCCAGCCAGATGCGCAAATCGAGATCATCGTTCCTCACTTTTCGAGCCCTTGGTATTACTCGGATCCGACCCATGTCCGGCCCTGGGGCATCTATACCATTGATTATTTCATGGACAAGGAAGACCAGATGGGGCGCAGGGTGCCCAGCTATTACTCCAGCGCGCGTTTTCGTTTGTTGGAGCGGAAGGTGGTGTTCACCCGCAAAAATCTATTCGATCGCATTGTGGTGCCAATCCTGCGAGTGGTGCTCAATCGTTGGTTCAAAGCGATGGAGGCCTACGAACGGCGCTGGGTGTGGATCTATCCGGTCACGGAAATCCAGATGCGGGTGGTGCCCAAGAAGTGA
- the nusA gene encoding transcription termination factor NusA: protein MSREMLSLVDVLAREKNVDKEIVFGALELALASATKKRFPDEDVDVRVSIDRSTGAYESFRRWHIVADQDWLSEGREIGLTEARKQKNTFEVGDVIEEPLEAIEFGRIGAQTAKQVILQRIRDAEREQLLNDFLQRREHLVNGVIKRIERGNAIIECGKLEALLPREHMVPKENLRVGDRARAFLLRIDRGGRGPQLILSRTAKEFLIKLFELEVPEIEERLIEIKAAARDPGLRAKIAVKSNDPRIDPQGTCIGMRGSRVQAVTNELAGERVDIVLWSNDPAQFVINALSPAEVSSIVIDEDTHSMDVVVDEDQLAQAIGRGGQNVRLASELTGWTINIMTVDEAEKKHEAEYEQIRNLFMRTLDVDEEVATVLVQEGFSTLEEVAYVPLAEMLEIQGFDENLVNELRSRARNSLLTQAIASEEKKENEAGSLMSIEGMDADTSHVLVEKGVATRDDLADLAVDDLVEMTGMTPERAKALILSARAHWFAE, encoded by the coding sequence ATGAGTCGCGAAATGTTGTCGCTGGTGGATGTGCTGGCGCGCGAGAAAAACGTCGACAAGGAAATTGTGTTTGGCGCATTGGAGCTTGCGCTGGCGTCTGCGACAAAAAAGCGTTTTCCTGACGAGGATGTGGATGTTCGTGTCTCGATTGATCGCAGTACCGGTGCATATGAGTCCTTCCGCCGCTGGCATATCGTTGCTGATCAGGATTGGTTGTCCGAGGGGCGTGAGATTGGTTTGACGGAAGCGCGCAAGCAGAAGAATACATTCGAAGTGGGCGACGTGATAGAGGAGCCCCTGGAAGCGATCGAATTTGGTCGTATCGGCGCGCAAACAGCAAAGCAGGTGATCCTGCAGCGCATTCGCGATGCTGAACGTGAGCAGCTGCTGAATGACTTCCTGCAGCGGCGTGAGCACCTGGTCAATGGCGTCATCAAGCGGATCGAACGCGGTAACGCCATTATCGAGTGCGGTAAATTGGAGGCACTGTTGCCGCGTGAGCACATGGTGCCGAAAGAAAACCTCCGTGTTGGTGATCGCGCACGTGCGTTCCTGCTCAGGATCGATCGAGGCGGTCGTGGCCCACAGCTGATCCTGTCTCGCACAGCAAAAGAGTTCCTGATCAAGTTGTTTGAGCTGGAAGTGCCTGAGATCGAAGAGCGTTTGATCGAGATCAAGGCTGCAGCACGCGATCCTGGTCTGCGTGCCAAAATCGCGGTGAAATCGAACGATCCGCGCATTGATCCCCAAGGCACGTGTATCGGGATGCGCGGTTCACGCGTTCAAGCCGTGACCAATGAATTGGCCGGTGAGCGCGTCGATATCGTGTTGTGGTCGAACGACCCGGCACAGTTTGTCATTAACGCACTATCCCCAGCTGAAGTCAGCAGCATCGTGATCGATGAAGACACCCATAGCATGGATGTGGTGGTGGATGAAGACCAACTGGCGCAGGCAATTGGCCGCGGTGGTCAAAACGTTCGTTTGGCCTCGGAGCTGACAGGCTGGACAATCAACATCATGACCGTGGACGAAGCGGAGAAAAAGCACGAGGCCGAATACGAGCAGATCCGCAATCTATTCATGCGGACATTGGATGTGGATGAGGAGGTCGCGACGGTGCTGGTGCAAGAGGGGTTTTCGACCCTTGAGGAAGTCGCCTATGTCCCATTGGCTGAGATGCTTGAAATCCAAGGGTTTGATGAGAATCTGGTCAATGAGCTCCGCAGCCGCGCACGTAATTCCTTGTTGACGCAGGCGATTGCCAGCGAGGAGAAGAAGGAAAACGAGGCTGGTAGCCTCATGAGCATCGAAGGTATGGACGCCGACACCTCGCATGTGCTGGTCGAAAAGGGCGTGGCGACACGTGACGATCTGGCAGATCTGGCAGTCGACGATCTGGTCGAGATGACCGGTATGACGCCGGAGCGTGCCAAGGCGCTGATTCTGTCAGCCCGCGCACACTGGTTCGCTGAGTAA
- the infB gene encoding translation initiation factor IF-2: protein MAETNVQQFASELGLQPELLLEQLKAAGVSKSKSTDLLTEQDKTRLLDYLRRSHGIKDDKQKITLTRRETSEIRKSDATGKARTIQVEVRKKRVFVKRDANDATVQEEVVSLPEPEIEVPVPQVSVIDDQERAAREAEARRQAELQQRQAEELRQKQAKEAERRAQEVPPVQEKAVEPAPVKEPEVVEVVQAEPVPAPAPAAPAPAKADTTLHVTEHRQEAPKQPTQRPAQQQPQRPATDKPAPQAAKTDKKVERPSDNKGVKPAPRENTWDDSNGKKRGLKVRGGDTANGWRSGGGKGRHRGDAQHAFQQPTEPISREVVIPETITVAELAHKMSVKAAEVIKNLMKMGMMVTINQVLDQETAMIVVEDMGHKPQAAKADDPEAFLADHADGEIRVEPRAPVVTVMGHVDHGKTSLLDHIRRTRVASGEAGGITQHIGAYHVDTDRGTITFLDTPGHEAFTAMRARGAKVTDIVVLVVAADDGVMPQTIEAIHHAKAAGVPIVVAVNKIDKQDSNPERIRQELVAQEVVPEDWGGDAMFVDVSAKTGQGIDDLLEGILLQAEVLELKAAKEAPAKGLVIEARLDKGKGPVATILVQSGTLKRGDVILAGSAFGRVRAMLDENGKAIQSAGPSIPCEIQGLSDVPNAGEEVLVLQDERKAREIALFRQGKFRDTLLAKRQAAKLENMFQQMGEGEVKNLPLIIKADVQGSCEALAASLQKLSTEEVRVNIVHGAVGAISESDINLAIASQAVIIGFNIRADANARKLAESEGIDIRYYNIIYQAVDDVKAAMSGMLAPEKREQVIGNVEVRQVFHVSKVGTIAGCFVHDGLIKRNARVRVLRHNVVIHDGELESLKRFKDDVKEVKLGYECGLQVRNYNDIVEGDFLEVYEIIEVARTL from the coding sequence ATGGCGGAAACGAACGTACAACAGTTTGCCAGCGAATTGGGTCTTCAGCCGGAATTGTTGCTGGAGCAATTGAAAGCAGCGGGCGTCAGCAAGAGTAAATCGACTGATTTGCTGACAGAGCAAGATAAAACACGTCTATTGGATTATCTGCGTCGTTCACACGGCATCAAAGATGACAAGCAGAAAATCACACTGACACGCCGCGAAACCTCGGAGATCCGCAAGTCAGATGCAACCGGCAAGGCGCGCACCATTCAGGTCGAGGTTCGTAAGAAGCGTGTTTTCGTGAAGCGCGATGCTAATGATGCAACCGTGCAGGAAGAGGTCGTCTCGTTGCCAGAGCCAGAGATCGAGGTACCTGTACCACAGGTGTCGGTGATTGATGATCAGGAGCGGGCCGCGCGCGAAGCAGAGGCGCGTCGCCAGGCCGAATTGCAACAACGTCAAGCGGAAGAACTGCGGCAGAAACAAGCCAAGGAAGCCGAGCGTCGGGCCCAGGAAGTGCCGCCTGTGCAGGAAAAGGCAGTCGAACCGGCTCCAGTCAAAGAGCCTGAGGTGGTCGAAGTCGTGCAAGCCGAACCTGTACCTGCGCCGGCGCCAGCAGCACCTGCGCCAGCCAAGGCTGACACCACGTTGCATGTGACCGAGCATCGCCAGGAGGCGCCGAAGCAGCCCACACAACGGCCCGCACAGCAGCAACCTCAGCGGCCTGCAACTGACAAACCTGCGCCCCAAGCTGCCAAAACAGATAAAAAAGTTGAACGGCCAAGTGACAACAAAGGGGTTAAACCCGCTCCGCGTGAAAATACCTGGGATGATTCCAATGGTAAGAAGCGGGGCCTTAAAGTCCGTGGTGGTGACACCGCAAATGGCTGGCGTTCTGGTGGTGGTAAAGGGCGGCATCGTGGTGATGCGCAGCACGCTTTCCAGCAACCGACAGAGCCCATTTCGCGTGAGGTTGTGATTCCTGAAACGATCACGGTGGCAGAGCTGGCACATAAAATGTCGGTGAAAGCTGCAGAAGTGATCAAGAATCTGATGAAGATGGGCATGATGGTTACCATCAATCAGGTGCTTGATCAGGAAACAGCCATGATCGTTGTAGAGGACATGGGACATAAGCCTCAAGCCGCCAAAGCAGATGATCCTGAAGCATTTCTGGCCGATCATGCTGATGGTGAAATCCGTGTTGAGCCTCGCGCACCGGTGGTGACCGTAATGGGTCACGTGGATCACGGCAAGACATCATTGCTTGATCATATTCGTCGGACGCGTGTGGCCAGTGGTGAAGCAGGGGGGATTACCCAGCATATCGGTGCATATCATGTCGATACAGATCGGGGCACGATCACTTTCCTGGATACACCCGGCCACGAGGCATTTACCGCAATGCGCGCGCGCGGTGCGAAGGTGACCGACATCGTGGTGCTGGTGGTGGCAGCGGACGATGGCGTTATGCCTCAGACGATTGAGGCGATTCACCATGCCAAGGCGGCTGGTGTACCTATTGTGGTGGCTGTCAACAAGATCGATAAGCAAGACTCCAATCCTGAACGTATTCGTCAGGAATTGGTCGCGCAGGAAGTAGTGCCCGAGGACTGGGGTGGTGACGCCATGTTTGTGGATGTTTCCGCCAAGACAGGTCAGGGTATTGATGATCTGCTTGAAGGCATCCTGCTGCAAGCCGAAGTGCTGGAGTTGAAAGCAGCCAAAGAAGCGCCAGCCAAAGGCTTGGTCATCGAAGCGCGTCTGGACAAGGGTAAAGGCCCCGTGGCCACCATCCTGGTTCAGTCCGGCACGCTCAAGCGTGGTGATGTGATTCTGGCAGGTTCTGCGTTTGGTCGGGTCCGTGCGATGTTGGATGAAAATGGCAAAGCCATTCAAAGCGCAGGGCCTTCCATCCCATGCGAGATCCAAGGTTTGTCGGATGTGCCCAATGCAGGTGAGGAAGTCTTGGTATTGCAGGACGAGCGTAAAGCCCGCGAGATTGCTTTGTTCCGCCAGGGCAAGTTCCGCGATACATTGCTGGCCAAACGTCAGGCAGCCAAGTTGGAGAACATGTTCCAGCAGATGGGCGAGGGGGAAGTCAAGAACCTGCCGCTGATCATCAAGGCAGACGTTCAGGGCTCCTGCGAAGCATTGGCCGCATCATTGCAGAAGCTGTCAACAGAAGAAGTTCGCGTCAATATCGTACACGGTGCGGTGGGTGCAATTTCTGAGTCCGACATCAACCTGGCCATTGCATCACAAGCGGTCATCATCGGGTTCAACATCCGTGCTGACGCCAATGCCCGTAAGTTGGCCGAATCGGAAGGTATCGATATTCGCTACTACAATATCATTTACCAAGCGGTTGATGATGTGAAGGCTGCCATGTCTGGTATGTTGGCACCAGAGAAGCGTGAACAGGTGATTGGTAATGTTGAAGTCCGCCAGGTATTCCATGTTTCGAAGGTCGGCACCATTGCAGGATGTTTTGTTCACGATGGCTTGATCAAGCGTAATGCCAGAGTTCGTGTATTGCGCCACAACGTGGTGATCCATGATGGCGAGCTGGAATCCTTGAAGCGCTTCAAGGATGACGTCAAGGAAGTGAAACTGGGATACGAATGCGGTCTGCAGGTTCGCAATTACAATGATATCGTGGAAGGGGACTTCCTCGAAGTATATGAAATCATTGAGGTTGCTCGTACCCTTTAA